One part of the Georgfuchsia toluolica genome encodes these proteins:
- a CDS encoding acyl-CoA dehydratase activase, producing MSEHCSFKIVDVIPHERLAAMQPVTTVGIDIGSRQSKAVMVSGDYIHTAICASGVHPAQTAARLVDRLLKTAQLEMKHIAQICGTGYGRISMNFDEIPTEIITEITCHAMGAHHLHAGTRTIIDIGGQDCKAIKVDTKNGRVTEFAMNDKCAAGSGRFLEKTAEMLGYDLLELGARSLESKKQLEMSSQCVVFAESEIITFKARGERREDIAAGIHMAIARRVCNLINRVGLDPELLFSGGVSNNIGFKNALETLLKRPFITPRLNASYCGALGAAMIAQQKACGNADLSAESTASQVEVEA from the coding sequence ATGAGCGAGCACTGTAGTTTCAAAATCGTTGACGTGATTCCGCATGAAAGACTTGCCGCAATGCAACCAGTGACAACTGTCGGGATCGATATTGGTTCCAGACAATCCAAAGCAGTCATGGTCAGTGGTGACTATATCCATACTGCCATCTGCGCCAGCGGTGTTCATCCAGCTCAAACGGCTGCCCGGTTGGTTGACAGATTACTGAAGACGGCACAACTGGAGATGAAGCACATCGCCCAGATATGCGGCACGGGCTATGGCCGGATTTCGATGAACTTCGATGAGATTCCAACCGAAATCATCACCGAAATTACCTGCCATGCCATGGGAGCACATCATCTCCATGCCGGCACGAGAACCATCATTGATATCGGCGGACAGGATTGCAAGGCCATCAAGGTCGATACCAAGAACGGCCGCGTAACCGAATTCGCGATGAACGACAAATGCGCGGCGGGCTCCGGTCGCTTTTTGGAAAAAACGGCTGAGATGCTTGGCTATGACTTGCTGGAACTGGGCGCCCGGTCCCTGGAGTCGAAGAAACAGCTCGAAATGAGCAGCCAGTGCGTTGTCTTTGCCGAGTCCGAAATAATTACGTTCAAGGCCCGTGGGGAAAGGCGCGAGGACATCGCGGCAGGGATCCATATGGCCATCGCCCGGCGCGTGTGCAACCTGATCAACCGCGTTGGACTCGACCCGGAACTGCTCTTTTCCGGCGGCGTCTCGAACAACATCGGCTTCAAAAACGCTCTGGAAACTTTGCTCAAGCGGCCGTTCATTACGCCACGGCTTAACGCCAGCTATTGCGGAGCTCTTGGCGCGGCCATGATCGCGCAACAAAAGGCCTGCGGTAACGCTGACCTGTCAGCGGAATCGACGGCATCACAGGTGGAGGTGGAGGCATGA
- a CDS encoding AraC family transcriptional regulator yields MALKKLHRSACLTNYEEVAKALHISPLEQLRRVNINSACLTNPDIKIPVSAFIQLMENSAQAAGVENFGLRMAEGRKLSNLGPLAVVLRSQSTMRKALEALRNYSHLQAEAVSFLFEENDGILIIREELMPDRPEPIRQATELSLGVLYRALHVLLGDEWRPSAVCFRHPPPNDMSVHRRVFDSRLQFNSNIDGIICRASNLDDPLPNYDPETARYLQKLLDVINTQPTHSVTDKVRELVWVLLPTGRCSTEIVSRHIGLNRRTLHRHLQKNGQSFSDILDSIRSDMAIKYLVQYHRPIKELAELLGFSEPSAFSRWFTHRFGCTAKSWRQNQKSDNVPSR; encoded by the coding sequence ATGGCCTTGAAGAAACTACATCGAAGTGCCTGCCTCACCAACTACGAGGAAGTTGCGAAGGCATTGCACATCTCTCCGCTGGAACAGCTTCGACGGGTCAACATCAATTCAGCCTGTCTGACTAATCCGGACATCAAGATCCCGGTTTCTGCATTTATTCAGTTGATGGAAAACTCCGCGCAGGCGGCGGGAGTAGAAAATTTTGGCCTGCGCATGGCGGAGGGACGAAAACTGTCCAATCTCGGGCCGCTCGCCGTTGTGCTCAGAAGTCAATCAACTATGCGCAAGGCGCTCGAAGCGCTACGCAATTACAGCCATTTGCAAGCTGAGGCGGTGTCATTTCTCTTCGAGGAAAATGATGGGATTCTGATCATCCGTGAAGAATTGATGCCAGACCGTCCTGAACCCATTCGTCAAGCTACTGAGCTATCGCTTGGCGTTCTATACCGAGCATTGCATGTACTGCTCGGCGACGAATGGCGGCCCAGCGCCGTGTGTTTTCGCCATCCTCCGCCCAACGATATGAGCGTACATCGACGGGTATTTGATAGCCGCCTGCAGTTCAACAGTAATATCGACGGGATTATCTGTCGTGCCTCTAATCTGGATGACCCACTACCCAATTATGATCCGGAAACTGCACGCTATTTGCAAAAACTGCTGGATGTCATAAACACACAACCCACGCATTCCGTAACGGATAAAGTGCGGGAACTCGTTTGGGTACTTTTGCCTACCGGACGATGCTCGACTGAGATTGTTTCGCGACACATTGGCCTAAATCGCCGAACTTTGCATCGTCACCTGCAAAAAAACGGACAGAGTTTCTCGGATATTTTAGACAGCATTCGAAGCGATATGGCGATTAAGTATCTGGTGCAATACCATCGGCCAATTAAAGAATTGGCGGAATTACTTGGATTTTCAGAGCCATCAGCCTTTTCACGTTGGTTTACTCACCGCTTTGGTTGCACAGCCAAAAGCTGGCGGCAAAATCAAAAATCTGACAATGTCCCGTCGCGTTAG
- a CDS encoding YfhL family 4Fe-4S dicluster ferredoxin, translating to MINSDCISCDACVPECPNGAISAGEEAYAIDPTKCTECVGHFDKSQCIQVCPVDSIVSDPNNLESKDQLQEKFLRLATT from the coding sequence ATGATCAATTCCGACTGTATCAGTTGCGACGCATGCGTACCGGAGTGTCCAAACGGGGCGATCTCTGCGGGCGAAGAAGCGTATGCAATCGACCCAACCAAATGTACCGAGTGTGTCGGGCATTTCGATAAATCACAATGCATACAAGTATGCCCTGTGGATTCCATCGTTTCTGATCCGAACAATCTTGAGAGCAAGGATCAACTGCAGGAAAAATTTCTGCGGTTAGCGACGACATAA
- a CDS encoding YeiH family protein: protein MSIDWIMTTKENLRRFGPGISISAVVAVAASFLSEHYRAPVMLFALLLGMAVNFLSDEGTCKPGIEFTAREVLRVGVALLGIRISFAQISALGWEPIILVMVSVLITILVSILAARVLGFKAIFGMLTGGATAICGASAALALSAALPSDPRKEQATLFTVIGISALSTIAMIAYPMIVQTMQLDPVQAGMFLGGTIHDVAQVVGAGYSMSTKTGDTATVIKLMRVAMLLPVILCTALFTRSRGAGEGGKRPPLFPWFGIGFLVFAAINSIGWIAAPIQNAGNEMSRWCLVIAISALGMKTHLKDILTVGFRPVALMVGETVFLACLVLFSLRHL from the coding sequence GTGAGCATTGACTGGATCATGACAACCAAGGAAAACCTCCGGCGCTTTGGACCTGGCATTTCGATCAGCGCCGTGGTAGCTGTCGCAGCAAGCTTCTTGTCAGAACATTACCGTGCGCCGGTGATGCTGTTCGCCTTGCTTCTGGGCATGGCTGTTAATTTTCTCTCGGATGAGGGCACATGCAAGCCCGGCATTGAGTTCACTGCGCGCGAAGTGTTGCGGGTGGGCGTTGCCCTCTTGGGCATCCGCATCAGTTTTGCTCAGATCTCGGCCCTCGGCTGGGAGCCAATAATTCTGGTGATGGTTTCGGTACTCATTACTATTCTGGTATCGATTCTTGCTGCACGTGTATTGGGTTTCAAGGCTATCTTCGGCATGCTGACCGGTGGTGCGACGGCTATCTGCGGGGCGTCTGCTGCGCTCGCTTTATCTGCCGCATTGCCCAGTGATCCACGCAAGGAGCAGGCCACACTATTCACTGTCATCGGAATATCCGCCCTCTCGACTATTGCCATGATTGCCTACCCGATGATTGTCCAGACAATGCAACTTGACCCTGTTCAGGCTGGCATGTTTCTCGGCGGTACGATACATGATGTTGCGCAGGTGGTTGGAGCTGGATACAGCATGTCTACTAAGACTGGCGATACGGCTACTGTAATCAAGTTGATGCGGGTGGCCATGTTGCTGCCAGTCATACTCTGTACAGCCTTATTCACCCGCTCCCGTGGCGCTGGCGAAGGTGGGAAACGCCCGCCCCTATTTCCCTGGTTTGGCATAGGGTTTCTCGTCTTCGCTGCTATCAACAGTATCGGTTGGATTGCTGCGCCGATACAAAATGCTGGCAATGAAATGTCCCGCTGGTGCCTGGTTATAGCCATCAGTGCGCTAGGCATGAAGACACATCTGAAGGACATTCTTACTGTGGGATTTCGCCCAGTTGCCTTAATGGTGGGCGAGACAGTATTTCTTGCATGCCTTGTTCTGTTCAGCTTGCGTCATCTTTGA
- a CDS encoding STAS/SEC14 domain-containing protein, translating to MSLSLRLEVRKTYLYAMVDGVFTLPEADRLFVRILDSCLEQGQSKVLVDYRSIRGSPPTTDVFLYGKFIALAYSSFAVKGLPPVKFAYVGNPPFASPHGVAEAAAVSRALDLFVTTDFDEALEWLGIAAPKAAK from the coding sequence ATGAGCCTGAGCCTCAGACTTGAAGTAAGGAAGACATATCTCTACGCAATGGTTGACGGCGTATTCACACTTCCTGAAGCGGACCGCCTCTTCGTACGCATTCTTGATTCTTGCCTTGAACAAGGCCAATCGAAAGTTCTTGTGGACTACCGTTCGATTCGTGGCTCACCACCGACAACTGATGTTTTCCTGTACGGCAAGTTCATTGCATTGGCCTATTCGAGCTTTGCAGTCAAAGGGCTCCCGCCTGTAAAGTTCGCTTACGTTGGGAATCCACCATTTGCATCTCCGCATGGGGTTGCGGAGGCGGCGGCTGTCAGTCGCGCTTTGGATCTCTTTGTAACCACCGATTTTGACGAAGCCCTTGAATGGCTTGGAATCGCTGCCCCCAAAGCAGCCAAGTAA
- a CDS encoding HU family DNA-binding protein — MNKAELIEIAAKEADISKAAAGKALDSVINAIVKAVSKGDNVTLVGFGTFKSAKRAARVGKNPQTGASLKIPATTVPKFSAGAGFKAAVSGKKKK, encoded by the coding sequence ATGAATAAAGCGGAACTGATTGAGATTGCCGCCAAGGAGGCTGATATTAGCAAAGCTGCTGCCGGCAAGGCGCTGGACTCCGTGATAAATGCAATTGTCAAAGCTGTATCCAAAGGGGATAACGTCACCCTCGTAGGTTTTGGTACTTTCAAATCCGCCAAGCGCGCAGCACGCGTTGGCAAGAATCCTCAAACCGGCGCTTCGCTCAAAATCCCAGCTACCACCGTTCCCAAATTTTCCGCTGGTGCCGGGTTCAAGGCTGCCGTATCCGGCAAGAAAAAGAAGTAA
- the groES gene encoding co-chaperone GroES codes for MKIRPLHDRVIVKRIEDERKTASGIVIPDTAAEKPDQGEVLAVGSGKILDDGKVRPIALKVGDRVLFGKYSGQTVKVDGDELLVMREEDIMGVVEA; via the coding sequence ATGAAAATTCGTCCTTTGCACGACCGTGTGATCGTCAAGCGCATCGAAGATGAGCGCAAGACCGCGTCCGGCATCGTCATCCCCGACACTGCAGCCGAGAAACCCGACCAGGGTGAAGTGCTGGCCGTGGGCAGCGGCAAGATTCTTGACGACGGCAAGGTTCGCCCCATCGCCCTCAAGGTCGGCGACCGCGTGCTGTTCGGCAAGTATTCCGGCCAGACCGTGAAGGTTGACGGCGATGAACTGCTGGTCATGCGTGAAGAAGACATCATGGGCGTGGTAGAGGCTTAA
- the groL gene encoding chaperonin GroEL (60 kDa chaperone family; promotes refolding of misfolded polypeptides especially under stressful conditions; forms two stacked rings of heptamers to form a barrel-shaped 14mer; ends can be capped by GroES; misfolded proteins enter the barrel where they are refolded when GroES binds): protein MAAKQVLFGDEARAKIVNGVNILANAVKVTLGPKGRNVVLERSFGGPTVTKDGVSVAKEIELKDKFENMGAQMVKEVASKTSDVAGDGTTTATVLAQSIVREGMKYVTAGMNPMDLKRGIDKAVIAIVDELKKISKPCTTNKEIAQVGAISANADASIGDIIAQAMDKVGKEGVITVEDGKSLQNELEVVEGMQFDRGYLSPYFINNPDKQIAILESAYVLLYDKKISNIRDLLPVLEQVAKAGRPLLIIAEDVEGEALATLVVNNLRGILKTVAVKAPGFGDRRKAMLEDIAILTGGTVIAEEVGLSLEKATLAELGQVKRVEVGKENTTLIDGAGKEDGIKGRVAQIRKQIEDATSDYDKEKLQERVAKLAGGVALIKVGAATEVEMKEKKARVEDALHATRAAVEEGIVAGGGVALLRARSVIKDLKGDNHDQDAGIKIVLRAIEQPMREIVANAGDEPSVVVNKVLEGKGNYGYNAATGEYGDMVAMGVLDPTKVTRYALQNASSVAGLMLTTDCMVAESVEDKPAGGMGGGMGGMGGMGGMGGMGGMDM from the coding sequence ATGGCTGCAAAACAAGTTCTGTTCGGCGACGAAGCGCGCGCGAAAATCGTCAATGGTGTCAATATTCTTGCCAACGCCGTCAAGGTGACGCTTGGCCCCAAAGGTCGCAACGTGGTGCTGGAGCGCTCTTTCGGCGGTCCGACCGTAACCAAGGATGGCGTATCGGTCGCCAAGGAAATCGAACTCAAGGACAAGTTCGAAAACATGGGCGCCCAGATGGTGAAGGAAGTCGCATCGAAGACTTCCGACGTCGCCGGTGACGGCACCACCACCGCCACCGTGCTGGCCCAGTCCATAGTCCGCGAAGGCATGAAATATGTCACCGCCGGCATGAATCCGATGGATCTCAAGCGTGGTATCGACAAGGCGGTCATCGCCATCGTTGATGAGTTGAAGAAGATTTCCAAGCCCTGTACCACCAACAAGGAGATAGCCCAGGTCGGTGCAATTTCCGCCAATGCCGACGCTTCCATCGGTGACATCATTGCCCAAGCCATGGACAAGGTAGGCAAGGAAGGCGTCATCACCGTTGAAGATGGCAAATCGCTGCAAAACGAACTCGAAGTCGTCGAAGGCATGCAGTTCGACCGCGGCTATCTGTCGCCTTACTTCATCAACAATCCCGACAAGCAGATCGCCATTCTCGAAAGCGCCTACGTGCTGCTGTACGACAAGAAGATCAGCAACATTCGCGACCTGCTGCCCGTGCTTGAGCAAGTCGCCAAGGCTGGCCGTCCGCTGCTGATCATCGCCGAGGACGTCGAAGGCGAAGCTCTGGCCACTTTGGTGGTGAACAATCTGCGCGGCATTCTCAAGACCGTTGCCGTCAAGGCGCCGGGCTTCGGCGACCGCCGCAAGGCCATGCTGGAAGACATCGCCATCCTGACCGGCGGCACCGTGATCGCGGAAGAAGTCGGCCTGTCGCTGGAAAAGGCCACGCTGGCCGAACTCGGCCAGGTCAAGCGCGTTGAAGTGGGCAAGGAAAACACCACCCTCATCGACGGCGCCGGCAAGGAAGACGGGATCAAGGGCCGCGTTGCCCAGATCCGCAAGCAAATCGAAGACGCGACCAGCGACTATGACAAGGAAAAGCTGCAGGAACGCGTGGCCAAACTGGCCGGCGGTGTTGCGCTGATCAAGGTCGGCGCCGCGACCGAAGTCGAAATGAAGGAAAAGAAGGCCCGCGTCGAAGATGCGCTGCACGCCACGCGTGCCGCCGTTGAAGAAGGCATCGTGGCCGGCGGCGGCGTTGCGCTGTTGCGTGCCCGTTCCGTGATCAAGGACCTCAAGGGCGACAATCACGACCAGGATGCCGGCATCAAGATCGTGTTGCGTGCGATCGAGCAGCCGATGCGCGAGATCGTTGCCAACGCCGGCGACGAACCCTCCGTGGTAGTCAACAAGGTGCTCGAAGGCAAGGGCAATTACGGCTACAACGCTGCCACAGGCGAGTACGGCGACATGGTGGCAATGGGCGTGCTCGACCCGACCAAGGTTACGCGCTACGCGCTGCAGAACGCTTCTTCCGTTGCCGGCCTGATGCTCACCACCGATTGCATGGTGGCGGAGTCGGTTGAAGACAAGCCCGCTGGCGGTATGGGTGGTGGTATGGGCGGCATGGGTGGCATGGGTGGCATGGGCGGTATGGGCGGCATGGATATGTAA
- a CDS encoding HD domain-containing protein: MKRLIKSLAFASNKHRNQRRKDVAASPYINHPIALADVLANEGDVEDERVLMAAVLHDTIEDTETTEQELVEEFGPEVVAIVLDVTDDKSLPKAERKRLQVEHSSAISSGAKLVKLADMICNLRDILTGPPADWSVERQQEYFDWAKAVVEGLRGVHPELERVFDKVYRERPKL; the protein is encoded by the coding sequence ATGAAACGCCTCATTAAGTCTCTCGCATTTGCCTCGAACAAGCACCGCAATCAGCGCCGTAAGGATGTTGCTGCCTCTCCCTACATCAACCATCCAATCGCTTTGGCGGATGTACTGGCAAATGAGGGCGATGTCGAGGACGAGCGCGTGCTCATGGCCGCAGTTTTGCATGACACGATTGAGGACACGGAAACCACCGAGCAGGAATTGGTCGAGGAATTTGGACCGGAGGTCGTGGCCATTGTCCTTGACGTTACTGACGACAAGTCCTTGCCCAAGGCCGAGCGCAAGCGACTTCAGGTGGAACATTCATCTGCAATCAGCAGCGGCGCCAAGCTGGTGAAGCTTGCCGACATGATTTGCAACCTCAGGGATATTCTCACCGGTCCGCCTGCCGATTGGTCCGTCGAGCGACAGCAGGAATATTTCGATTGGGCCAAGGCGGTAGTCGAGGGCTTGCGTGGGGTGCATCCCGAACTGGAGCGCGTGTTCGACAAAGTCTATCGGGAACGCCCGAAGCTATAG
- a CDS encoding Panacea domain-containing protein, whose product MAVHARLFNREKALESILFIAAQLKAPTMHSIAKMLYLSDKLHLQDFGRLICGDHYIAMEYGPVPSTAYNMMKVPTGRFSFDPDIDEAVIEAIEITHGRNVVPKRNADTSVLSESEIDCINAVVEEHGHKTFGQLTDLTHDGAWKVTDENKPISLTDIVATLPNAGEVAAYLEAAH is encoded by the coding sequence ATGGCAGTACATGCGCGCTTGTTTAACCGAGAGAAAGCGCTCGAATCAATCCTGTTTATCGCAGCGCAATTGAAGGCGCCGACCATGCATAGCATCGCCAAGATGCTGTATCTGTCGGACAAGCTTCATTTGCAGGACTTCGGTCGCCTGATCTGCGGCGACCACTATATCGCTATGGAATACGGCCCGGTTCCATCGACCGCCTACAACATGATGAAGGTGCCGACTGGCCGCTTCTCTTTCGATCCTGATATTGACGAAGCCGTCATAGAAGCCATTGAGATCACACACGGCCGTAACGTCGTACCAAAACGCAATGCTGATACCAGTGTGCTTTCCGAATCCGAAATCGACTGTATCAATGCCGTCGTCGAAGAGCATGGGCATAAGACCTTTGGCCAACTGACAGACCTGACCCATGACGGAGCTTGGAAGGTCACCGACGAAAACAAACCAATATCACTGACTGATATCGTTGCTACGCTGCCCAACGCTGGCGAAGTCGCTGCGTATCTCGAAGCCGCACATTGA
- a CDS encoding helix-turn-helix domain-containing protein, whose product MALGFAYVAAVKPLPAAELQHFLDRRKQVSDTMANKKNTELVISSVPPPPPEEGIGQRIQEKRQEYKISVDQLAALTSKYDSAGKSGISRATIYAYESGGTKPGARELRLLCLALNVSPNWLLLGYEWNQAENAASQLANALIDLLDQAESSKLFISDKGKLNSRSDTHARFLFEVKDEKK is encoded by the coding sequence GTGGCTCTTGGCTTTGCCTATGTTGCGGCTGTCAAACCCTTGCCAGCAGCGGAACTCCAACATTTTCTTGACCGACGAAAACAAGTCTCTGACACCATGGCAAACAAAAAAAATACGGAGTTGGTGATTTCATCAGTGCCGCCACCACCGCCAGAAGAAGGCATAGGGCAGCGAATCCAAGAGAAACGGCAGGAATATAAAATATCGGTTGATCAGCTTGCAGCGCTTACTTCCAAGTATGACAGCGCAGGGAAAAGTGGTATTTCACGCGCAACAATATATGCATACGAATCTGGTGGAACAAAGCCAGGTGCGCGAGAATTGCGTCTCCTATGCTTAGCTCTCAACGTGTCACCCAATTGGCTACTGTTGGGCTATGAGTGGAACCAGGCGGAAAACGCGGCGTCCCAATTAGCTAACGCACTTATCGACCTTCTCGATCAAGCTGAGAGCAGCAAGTTGTTTATTTCAGATAAGGGAAAGCTCAATTCGAGAAGCGATACACACGCTCGATTCCTATTTGAAGTGAAGGACGAAAAGAAGTAA
- a CDS encoding helix-turn-helix transcriptional regulator, producing the protein MAILSADQSRQARKEFGLSQADVAEATGLKRQYLSEFESETAQRFTSAQLRKLRTFYENKLEEARAAGEEIELTFGDAEETPAASIEAVKAKRFFFPVADEVSDETLASTLANIRANDKKLAESLATLAERESSLFGEGDYTEEVLQAIRESLSLLAANYLQVRAIGGWPEIGLSASNDKLSGNDVLAAIIASMTDNFAAAGLLGSAAVEGEEKERRAV; encoded by the coding sequence ATGGCTATCCTAAGTGCAGATCAATCCCGCCAGGCGCGCAAGGAATTTGGTCTTTCTCAAGCCGACGTTGCGGAAGCAACCGGCCTCAAGCGCCAATATCTCAGCGAGTTTGAGAGCGAGACAGCGCAGCGTTTCACTTCCGCGCAACTTCGCAAGCTGCGCACCTTCTATGAAAACAAGCTGGAAGAGGCGCGCGCCGCTGGCGAAGAAATCGAACTGACCTTTGGCGACGCTGAAGAAACGCCAGCCGCCTCAATCGAAGCCGTCAAGGCGAAGCGCTTTTTCTTCCCCGTGGCCGACGAGGTATCGGATGAAACATTAGCCTCCACGCTCGCCAACATCCGAGCCAACGACAAGAAGCTCGCCGAGTCGCTCGCTACCTTGGCGGAACGCGAAAGCTCCCTGTTTGGCGAAGGCGATTACACAGAAGAAGTATTGCAAGCAATCAGGGAGAGCCTTAGCCTGCTTGCCGCCAATTACCTTCAAGTACGCGCCATCGGTGGATGGCCTGAAATCGGGCTGTCCGCCTCCAATGACAAGTTGTCAGGAAACGATGTACTAGCGGCGATCATCGCCAGCATGACAGACAACTTTGCCGCTGCCGGCTTACTCGGCAGTGCCGCAGTGGAAGGCGAAGAAAAAGAACGGAGGGCCGTGTAA
- a CDS encoding replication endonuclease: MNATERIYETPYRFDALEAEQHQEWLETITASLPPRWKRDAIAIHQKKCALNGLQPADLWLTDFVEKFAACRIAPNATDTDIMAIAEKQAKRAMERAQRWAASGSMKMRRQLDKLCIEFGIQPPGENIGDAGALARMTDKLWWRRKLRSEAGRERENISIALGYVHKHRDIYISRESLEAESHKQRRNAAILEGMEAVSEDGEIFTIAELAEHSLSNPALRRGEMMVRIKGYETVANELGHVGIFVTLTCPSRMHARLSSNGAPNPAYDGTKPKQAQAYLGDLLARIRSVLRHEYASPYGLRIAEPHHDGTPHWHMLLFVTPLHVGAVKETIRRYALIDTPDEPGAQQHRVKFEMIDPQKGGAAAYIAKYIGKNIDGTGIDLDENGVPAQESIGRVTAWARLHGIHQFDFIGGPPVGLWRELRRIHSATVTLAPDEIAAAWRAAQKTTDQNADFAGLMRAVGGPTVKRADQTIQLATKAGEHIGRYGYEQTTKPFGIFHKNKPGKVFESERKRWEIRIRPGKYAWSFADNSAAAYRPWTRVNNCAPRTGSGFASNSSEGMGSNVIAFPRAGPVGNVGLSSGLTSRPFSPSSL; this comes from the coding sequence ATGAACGCTACAGAACGTATTTACGAGACGCCCTATCGCTTCGATGCTTTAGAGGCAGAGCAGCATCAGGAATGGCTCGAAACAATAACAGCATCGCTCCCGCCCCGCTGGAAGCGCGATGCAATTGCCATACATCAGAAAAAATGCGCATTGAACGGCCTGCAACCGGCAGACCTTTGGCTCACCGACTTTGTAGAGAAGTTCGCCGCATGCCGGATCGCACCGAATGCGACAGACACCGACATTATGGCCATTGCCGAAAAGCAGGCCAAGCGCGCGATGGAACGTGCTCAACGATGGGCAGCAAGCGGCTCCATGAAGATGCGGCGCCAGCTCGATAAGCTCTGTATCGAGTTCGGCATTCAGCCACCAGGCGAGAACATCGGGGATGCCGGCGCACTGGCGCGCATGACCGACAAACTCTGGTGGCGGCGAAAGCTGCGTAGCGAAGCCGGCCGCGAGCGCGAGAATATCTCCATTGCTCTTGGCTACGTACACAAGCATCGAGACATTTACATCAGCCGTGAATCGCTCGAAGCCGAGAGCCACAAGCAGCGGCGCAACGCGGCAATTCTCGAAGGCATGGAAGCGGTCAGCGAGGATGGCGAGATTTTCACTATCGCCGAACTGGCTGAACACAGCCTGTCGAATCCGGCGCTGCGCCGCGGCGAAATGATGGTGCGCATTAAGGGCTACGAAACCGTTGCGAACGAGCTTGGACATGTTGGGATTTTCGTCACGCTGACCTGTCCCAGCCGCATGCATGCCCGTCTGTCCTCGAATGGTGCCCCGAACCCCGCCTACGATGGCACCAAGCCCAAGCAGGCACAAGCCTATCTCGGTGACCTATTGGCGCGCATCCGCTCCGTGTTGCGCCACGAATACGCCAGCCCATATGGGCTTCGTATTGCTGAGCCGCACCATGACGGCACACCACATTGGCACATGCTGCTGTTCGTCACACCGCTGCATGTCGGCGCCGTCAAGGAAACCATCCGGCGATATGCGCTGATTGACACTCCCGACGAACCCGGTGCACAGCAGCATCGCGTGAAGTTCGAAATGATCGATCCACAGAAGGGCGGCGCTGCTGCCTATATCGCAAAGTACATCGGCAAGAACATCGACGGAACCGGCATCGACCTCGATGAAAACGGTGTCCCGGCTCAAGAGTCAATCGGTCGCGTTACCGCATGGGCACGTCTGCATGGCATCCACCAATTCGACTTCATTGGCGGGCCGCCTGTCGGGCTTTGGCGGGAACTGCGCCGCATCCACAGCGCGACAGTCACCCTGGCGCCGGATGAAATTGCAGCCGCATGGCGTGCAGCGCAGAAGACTACTGACCAAAACGCCGACTTTGCGGGCTTGATGCGTGCCGTTGGCGGGCCTACGGTCAAGCGCGCGGATCAAACCATCCAGCTCGCGACCAAGGCAGGCGAACACATCGGCCGCTATGGCTACGAACAGACAACCAAGCCCTTTGGCATCTTCCACAAGAACAAGCCAGGCAAGGTGTTCGAATCCGAGCGCAAGCGATGGGAAATCCGCATTCGGCCTGGCAAATACGCGTGGAGTTTTGCCGACAATTCGGCCGCCGCATACCGACCTTGGACTCGTGTCAATAATTGTGCGCCCCGCACAGGAAGCGGGTTTGCATCGAATTCCTCAGAAGGAATGGGCAGCAATGTGATTGCGTTTCCGCGTGCCGGGCCGGTGGGCAATGTTGGATTGTCATCAGGCCTCACCTCTCGACCTTTTTCACCATCCTCATTATGA